From the Pseudodesulfovibrio indicus genome, the window GGGCGACCCCAGGGTGACCAGCCCGGCCACCCTGTCGCGGAACCGGGGATCGCCCGCCGCGCACCGGCAGACCAGCCCGCCCAGGCTATGGCCCACCAGCACCACCCGCGCGTCCGGATCGTCGCCGAGCAGGTCGTCGAGCCTGGCGCGCATCCCTTCCATGGCCGCGCCGAAATCCTTGGTAAAGGTGTTGTAGCCGTAGGTGTGGACGTTGGCGAACCCGGCCCGGCGCAGCCTGCGGGCAAAGATCAGCCAGGCGGTGCGGTTGTGGTACAGCCCGTGGACCAGGAGCACCGGCACGCCCTTCCCGGCCGCGCCCTCGGGCAAAGCCAGGGCCAGGCAGCTCGGCAGCGCGATCAGGTCGGCGGCCATGGCCGTGCCCAGCCCGCGCGCCAGGGCGAGCCAGAGGTTGCCGGTCCCGCGCCGGATGTCGGCCATAGATCCGGCCAAGCCGTTGGACAGCAGGAACAGCGCAAAGCGCAGGGCCGTGAACACGAACAGCCCGAGGGCGACGTAGACAAGGATTCGGACGAGCATGGCGCACCATGCCGCCGGGGTGATGCGGTGTCAACCCGGCGGGGAATCCGAGCCCCCTTGCCTCGATCCCCGGCCCGGTGTACCAAGGCGGACATCCAATAAGGAGATATACGTGACGACCACTCTCTGCCTCGACATCGGCAGCGGCACCCAGGACGTGCTGCTCTATTCCCCGGACCGCGAGATCGAAAACTGCCCCAAGTTCGTGCTCCCCTCCCCGGCCCTCCAGATCGGCCGGAGGGTGGAGGCGCTGCGCCTGAAGGGCGAGAACATATGGCTCCACGGCAGCAACATGGGCGGCGGCGTGACCCGGTTCATCAACGGCCATCTCAAGGCCGGGCTGAAGGTGGCCTGTACCGAGAAGGCCGCCTACACCATGGCCGACGACCTGACACGCATCCCAGCCATGGGCATCGAGATGACCGACAGCTGCCCGGACGGCTTCGTGCCGGTGCGGCTGACGGACTTCGACGAAGCGTGGTGGCACCGGTTCATGGAGGCCGCCGAGCTTCCCTGGCCCGACGAGGTCGCGGCCTGCGCCCAGGACCACGGATTTCACCCCGGCCAGTCCAACCGCATGGGGCGGTTCAAGCTCTGGCGGACCCTGCTCGACGAGGGCGGAGGACGGCCGGAGGCCCTGGTCTACCGAACCCCGCCCGCCATGCTCACCCGGCTGGCCGACCTCCAGGCGGACATCGGCGGCGGCCCGGTGGCGGACACCGGCGCGGCGGCGGTGCTCGGTGCGCTGTTCGTGGACGAGATCGAACGGCTGAGCTTCGAGCGCGGCATCACCCTGGTGAACATCGGCAACTCCCACCTCATCGCCTTCCTGCTCCACGCCGGGCGCATCCACGGGGTGTACGAGCAGCACACCGGCTGCGTGGACGGCGAAAAGCTGTGGCGGGACCTGGCCGCGTTCCGCAAGGGGTGCCTCTCCTTCGAGCAGGTCTTCGACGACAACGGCCACGGCTGCCTCTGCCTCGACCTGCCCGCCGAGGCCGGGGGATTCGAGCCGACCTTCGTGCTCGGCCCGCGCCGGGGGATGCTGGACGGCTACGACGTGGAGTTTCCCTCGCCCGGCGGGGACATGATGCTGGCCGGATGCTTCGGCCTGATAAAGGGACTAGCCATGCAGGGGTGAAATCGGGCATGGTGGCCGGGAATATAGACCCGTCGA encodes:
- a CDS encoding esterase/lipase family protein → MLVRILVYVALGLFVFTALRFALFLLSNGLAGSMADIRRGTGNLWLALARGLGTAMAADLIALPSCLALALPEGAAGKGVPVLLVHGLYHNRTAWLIFARRLRRAGFANVHTYGYNTFTKDFGAAMEGMRARLDDLLGDDPDARVVLVGHSLGGLVCRCAAGDPRFRDRVAGLVTLGSPHGGSELAWLGGNRMARDLIPGRAISRAVAQAPDPDCPRLCVYTLTDDYVFPLDHLRTGRDGWTERVCAPMGHVWMLYSRQVAAMALGFLAQLKDK
- a CDS encoding DUF1786 domain-containing protein; translation: MTTTLCLDIGSGTQDVLLYSPDREIENCPKFVLPSPALQIGRRVEALRLKGENIWLHGSNMGGGVTRFINGHLKAGLKVACTEKAAYTMADDLTRIPAMGIEMTDSCPDGFVPVRLTDFDEAWWHRFMEAAELPWPDEVAACAQDHGFHPGQSNRMGRFKLWRTLLDEGGGRPEALVYRTPPAMLTRLADLQADIGGGPVADTGAAAVLGALFVDEIERLSFERGITLVNIGNSHLIAFLLHAGRIHGVYEQHTGCVDGEKLWRDLAAFRKGCLSFEQVFDDNGHGCLCLDLPAEAGGFEPTFVLGPRRGMLDGYDVEFPSPGGDMMLAGCFGLIKGLAMQG